CTTCTCGTAATGACGGGTACTAATCAAGCTCTATTCCCGCTAGTTTTCGCAATGATTGCTGACAATGGCTATGACTCTTTTGTTATGCCTGCAATGCTCGCTGCTAATGTTGCTATTGGGGCTGCTGCTCTCGCTGATATGCGATTTGAAAAAGATTTGACTAAGAAATCGCTTTCCTTTTCAGCAGGAATTACTGGTGTGATGGGTATTACAGAACCTTCCATTTTCGGCGTATTAATTAACCATAAACATGCCTTTTTAGGTGCTATTTTCGGTGGTGGTATTGGTGGTCTTTTTGCTGGTTTAGTTGGCTTAAAACAGTACGCTGTTGTCTCCCCTGGACTAGCAGCACTACCTACTTTTATTCCAACAGATGGTTCTGGATTCAGTAGTAATTTTTGGTACGCGGTATTGACTATCCTCCTTGCTATCAGTACCTCCGTCGCAATGACTTTATTCCTAGGTAAAAGAAGTACAAAACAAACAAAGCCACACATCACTATTAAAAGTCCTTTGTCAGGTAAAATTTATCCGCTAGAGACTATCAAAGATGAATTATTTTCACAAAAAATATTGGGCGATGGAATTGCTATTATGCCAACTAATGGAGAAATTGTATCCCCATCATCCGGACATGTCATTATGACCACAAAAACCAGCCATGCCATTGGTATCCAAACAGACGATGGAGTCGAATTACTCATTCATTGTGGACTGGACACCGTTCAACTTGCCGGACGTTATTTTGAAACACTCGTTCAAGAAGGGGAACAAGTAACTGCCGGACAACCACTTCTAAAAATGGATCTTACCTCCATTCAGACGGCTGGTTATGACACTATAACACCAATAATTGTAACAAACAGTGCTGACTACCACCAAATTGACAAACCTAACACAAAAAACGTTACAGCACTTGATCCATTGTTAACTATATCATTTTAAATAAAGCAAATAAGGCTTCCACCCCTAATTTTTAGATGGAAGCCTTATTTATTATCTCTACTAGAGTTCTCCAATCATTCTGTATACTTTTTTAATCTCTATCAAGCAACT
The nucleotide sequence above comes from Listeria ivanovii subsp. londoniensis. Encoded proteins:
- a CDS encoding glucose PTS transporter subunit IIA, producing MSKYDKLIPILLENIGGSSNIRSANHCATRLRLKLHDKNKLNKTALEKETQILGIVEHGDEIQLVIGPDVPKVYALVTAQLDQNEQVTMPTSKQNKSFRQYAHTIVDFISGTFVPVLPVLVAAGLISAVLNIGTTFFNLSNESGTYIVLNAINHAGFYFLPVFLGYSAARKLEISPIMGMFLGAVLVDGLINNIANLSFLGFQVPQAAYNSTTIPVIFGVLFMYIIDKGADKVIPEAIKFFIKPLLVMIITVPVTLLLLGPLGNIVGSYIADVLSFMYVHLGWLSVGLMGALTPLLVMTGTNQALFPLVFAMIADNGYDSFVMPAMLAANVAIGAAALADMRFEKDLTKKSLSFSAGITGVMGITEPSIFGVLINHKHAFLGAIFGGGIGGLFAGLVGLKQYAVVSPGLAALPTFIPTDGSGFSSNFWYAVLTILLAISTSVAMTLFLGKRSTKQTKPHITIKSPLSGKIYPLETIKDELFSQKILGDGIAIMPTNGEIVSPSSGHVIMTTKTSHAIGIQTDDGVELLIHCGLDTVQLAGRYFETLVQEGEQVTAGQPLLKMDLTSIQTAGYDTITPIIVTNSADYHQIDKPNTKNVTALDPLLTISF